In one Rattus rattus isolate New Zealand chromosome 16, Rrattus_CSIRO_v1, whole genome shotgun sequence genomic region, the following are encoded:
- the Sirt4 gene encoding NAD-dependent protein lipoamidase sirtuin-4, mitochondrial, with protein sequence MVLLRVDRMRGLIFRPTRGRWITQLSQLRSHGATGLFVPPSPPLDHEKIKELQRFISLSKKLLVMTGAGISTESGIPDYRSEKVGLYARTDRRPIQHIDFIRSAPVRQRYWARNFVGWPQFSSHQPNPAHWALSNWEKLGKLHWLVTQNVDALHSKAGNQRLTELHGCMHRVLCLSCGEQTARRVLQDRFQALNPSWSAEAQGVAPDGDVFLTEEQVRSFRVPCCDRCGGPLKPDVVFFGDTVNPDKVDFVHQRVKEADSLLVVGSSLQVHPHSPGEEAPNRHSEHRTHEV encoded by the exons ATGGTACTCCTGCGAGTGGACAg aaTGAGGGGGTTGATTTTCAGGCCGACAAGGGGCCGTTGGATCACCCAGCTAAGCCAGCTGCGTTCCCATGGAGCCACAGGGTTATTTGTGCCGCCCAGCCCCCCTTTGGACCATGAAAAGATCAAAGAGTTACAGCGCTTCATTAGCCTTTCCAAGAAACTGCTAGTGATGACAGGCGCGGGAATCTCCACCGAGTCCGGGATCCCAGACTACAGATCAGAAAAGGTGGGACTCTACGCCCGCACTGACCGGAGACCCATCCAGCACATTGATTTCATCCGCAGTGCTCCGGTTCGCCAGCGCTACTGGGCCCGAAACTTTGTGGGCTGGCCTCAGTTCTCCTCTCACCAGCCCAACCCAGCACACTGGGCTCTGAGCAACTGGGAGAAACTTGGGAAGCTGCACTGGTTGGTGACCCAGAACGTGGACGCTCTGCATTCCAAGGCTGGGAATCAGCGGCTGACGGAGCTGCACGGATGCATGCACAG GGTCCTGTGCCTGAGCTGTGGAGAGCAGACTGCACGCAGGGTGCTGCAGGACCGCTTCCAAGCCCTGAACCCCAGCTGGAGCGCCGAGGCGCAGGGCGTGGCCCCCGATGGTGACGTGTTCCTCACGGAGGAGCAGGTCCGGAGCTTTCGGGTCCCGTGCTGCGATCGATGCGGCGGCCCTCTGAAACCCGACGTCGTTTTCTTTGGGGACACGGTGAACCCGGACAAGGTTGACTTTGTGCACCAGCGTGTGAAAGAAGCTGACTCGCTGCTGGTGGTGGGATCGTCCCTGCAG GTTCATCCTCACAGCCCGGGAGAAGAAGCTCCCAATCGCCATTCTGAACATCGGACCCACGAGGTCTGA
- the Pla2g1b gene encoding phospholipase A2: MIKCTIPGSDPLREYNNYGCYCGLGGSGTPVDDLDRCCQTHDHCYSQAKKLESCKFLIDNPYTNTYSYKCSGNVITCSEKNNDCESFICNCDRQAAICFSKVPYNKEYKDLDTKKHC, from the exons ATGATCAAGTGCACCATCCCCGGGAGTGATCCCCTGCGGGAGTACAACAACTACGGCTGCTACTGTGGCTTGGGCGGCTCAGGCACCCCAGTGGACGACTTAGACAG GTGCTGCCAGACTCATGACCACTGCTATAGTCAGGCCAAGAAGCTGGAAAGCTGTAAATTCCTCATCGACAACCCCTACACCAACACGTACTCATACAAGTGCTCCGGGAACGTGATCACCTGCAGCG AGAAAAACAACGACTGTGAGAGCTTCATCTGCAACTGTGACCGGCAGGCCGCCATCTGTTTCTCCAAGGTCCCGTACAACAAGGAATACAAAGACCTTGACACCAAGAAACACTGTTAG